From a region of the Agrobacterium tumefaciens genome:
- a CDS encoding SDR family oxidoreductase, which yields MTDSRNHVAVVTGAAGDIGRAIAEQLSVTHATVVLVDIDAAALDKALSLLSLLSGSNFVAKTCDVTSPEDLSRLAADVALLGDVATLVNNAGAARAVSLHDTTPEIWRKDNALNLEAPFLCFRAFEEPLKRTQGALVNVASVNGMSVFGHPAYSAAKAGLIHLTKLIAVEYGKFGIRSNAVAPGTVRTQAWEARAANNPQVFEEAKHWYPLRRIVKPEDVANAVAFLAGPQAMAISGVCLPVDCGLTAGQAPLAHTFSQSEHY from the coding sequence ATGACAGACAGCAGAAACCACGTCGCCGTGGTAACGGGTGCGGCTGGTGATATTGGTCGCGCAATTGCTGAACAGCTATCGGTGACCCATGCGACCGTTGTGCTGGTGGATATTGATGCTGCAGCGCTTGATAAGGCGCTTTCCCTGCTTTCCCTGCTTTCCGGCTCCAACTTCGTTGCCAAAACCTGTGACGTGACCAGTCCGGAGGATCTTTCAAGGCTGGCAGCCGACGTAGCTTTGCTTGGTGATGTCGCAACACTCGTCAACAATGCTGGCGCGGCTCGCGCTGTCAGTCTGCACGACACAACGCCGGAAATCTGGCGCAAGGATAACGCTCTCAACCTCGAGGCGCCGTTCTTGTGTTTCAGGGCTTTTGAGGAGCCTTTGAAGCGAACGCAGGGTGCGCTCGTCAACGTCGCCTCGGTGAACGGGATGTCGGTTTTCGGTCATCCGGCTTATAGCGCTGCAAAGGCAGGCCTGATCCACCTGACAAAGCTGATTGCCGTCGAATACGGAAAATTCGGCATCCGCTCCAACGCCGTTGCCCCTGGCACTGTTCGAACACAGGCATGGGAAGCGCGGGCGGCCAACAATCCGCAAGTCTTCGAAGAGGCGAAGCACTGGTATCCGTTGCGCCGCATCGTGAAACCGGAGGATGTGGCGAATGCTGTTGCCTTTCTGGCCGGTCCGCAAGCGATGGCCATCAGCGGCGTTTGCCTGCCTGTCGACTGCGGTTTGACCGCCGGGCAGGCACC
- a CDS encoding carbohydrate ABC transporter permease: MTDKNAMINRYKWYEIVGIYCGIAVFLTFVLAPFVEGFLVSLKPLSLLFSSPYRFWPENGSFEAYKTMWVSVPGFARYVFNSFFISTISTAIVLLLVVPASYAFARFKFRGRGQLLGAFLAINMFSGAVLLIPLYRLMRNMGVLNTYFAMIIPGAAFLIPTAIWLLRTYMLRIPRELEEAAYVDGASYFYTFRRVILPLAMPGIAVVSITTFIGAYAQQFIFALTFNSKTEFMPLPIGLFAYFGRQEVIWNELMAASFVGIAPAMVVIFFMQRYLVSGLTAGAVK, from the coding sequence ATGACCGACAAGAATGCGATGATCAACCGCTACAAGTGGTATGAAATCGTCGGGATCTATTGCGGTATCGCCGTGTTCCTGACCTTCGTGCTGGCACCGTTTGTCGAGGGTTTTCTGGTTTCGCTGAAGCCGCTCAGCCTGCTGTTTTCCTCGCCATATCGTTTCTGGCCGGAAAACGGCTCGTTCGAAGCCTACAAGACCATGTGGGTCAGCGTTCCGGGCTTTGCCCGTTACGTCTTCAACTCCTTCTTCATTTCCACCATCTCGACGGCGATCGTGCTGCTTCTGGTGGTCCCCGCATCCTACGCCTTCGCCCGTTTCAAGTTTCGCGGCCGTGGGCAGTTGCTGGGCGCGTTTCTGGCCATCAACATGTTTTCAGGTGCGGTTCTCCTGATCCCGCTCTACCGGTTGATGCGCAACATGGGTGTCCTGAATACTTATTTCGCAATGATCATCCCAGGTGCGGCGTTCCTGATTCCAACCGCCATCTGGCTGCTCAGAACGTATATGCTGCGCATTCCACGCGAACTTGAAGAAGCCGCTTATGTGGACGGCGCCAGCTATTTCTATACGTTCCGCCGTGTGATCCTGCCGCTTGCCATGCCTGGCATCGCCGTGGTGTCGATCACCACCTTCATCGGCGCTTACGCCCAGCAGTTCATCTTCGCCCTCACCTTCAATTCCAAGACCGAATTTATGCCGCTGCCTATTGGCCTGTTTGCCTATTTCGGTCGTCAGGAAGTCATCTGGAATGAGTTGATGGCGGCCAGCTTTGTCGGCATTGCGCCGGCCATGGTCGTGATCTTCTTCATGCAACGATATCTCGTCAGCGGTCTGACCGCCGGCGCGGTGAAATAA
- a CDS encoding MurR/RpiR family transcriptional regulator: MDIFAKIQEDKAQFSQSEKRIADILVSDFEFAVNASIIELAARAEVSPPTVTRFCRRLGCQSFSEFKVSLAKTAYVGIRYLTSEATSTGPSEVTEEVLAKAQDALFLLHKTLDPAIADQAAARIANSGMIYAFGSGGNSSMISDEIQNRLFRLGFRVATSADHSMQLMMTAAARKDDVIIGSSFSGRNMELVKCFRLAREMGVATIALTQSDSPVADAADIVVGVNVPEGNNIFRPTSSRYAYLAAVDVLATLAAYHNQQRSMVTLRHIKQQLVEHRDKDDRQLLGD; encoded by the coding sequence ATGGATATTTTCGCAAAAATTCAAGAAGACAAGGCGCAGTTTTCCCAGTCGGAGAAACGCATCGCCGATATTCTGGTCTCGGACTTCGAATTTGCCGTCAATGCCTCGATCATCGAGCTTGCAGCGCGTGCCGAAGTCTCTCCGCCGACCGTTACACGTTTCTGCCGGCGCCTTGGTTGTCAGAGTTTCTCCGAGTTCAAGGTCAGCCTTGCCAAGACGGCCTATGTCGGTATCCGTTATCTGACCTCGGAGGCGACTAGCACTGGTCCCTCCGAAGTTACCGAGGAAGTTCTGGCGAAGGCGCAAGATGCGCTTTTCCTGCTTCACAAGACGCTTGATCCTGCGATAGCGGATCAGGCCGCAGCAAGGATTGCCAATAGCGGCATGATCTATGCCTTTGGTTCGGGCGGCAACTCGTCGATGATTTCGGACGAGATTCAAAACCGCCTGTTTCGCCTCGGATTCCGTGTTGCGACAAGCGCCGATCACAGCATGCAACTGATGATGACCGCTGCCGCACGCAAGGACGATGTCATTATCGGTTCATCCTTCTCGGGCCGGAACATGGAGCTGGTCAAATGTTTCAGGCTGGCGCGCGAGATGGGTGTCGCCACCATTGCGTTGACCCAGAGCGACAGTCCGGTTGCCGACGCTGCAGACATCGTTGTCGGGGTCAATGTTCCCGAAGGAAACAATATCTTCCGCCCCACTTCGTCGCGTTATGCCTATCTGGCTGCCGTCGATGTTCTCGCGACGTTGGCAGCTTATCACAACCAGCAAAGGTCGATGGTGACCTTGCGTCACATCAAGCAGCAGCTCGTGGAACACCGCGACAAGGACGACCGGCAATTGCTTGGCGACTGA
- a CDS encoding extracellular solute-binding protein produces MALKHYGLALCALAFAGSTALGTVTAHAADKEISWIYCGDKMDPIHEKYIKEWEGKNEGWKVVPEVVGWAQCQDKATTLAAAGTPVAMAYVGSRTLKQFAQNDLIVPVPMTEEEKKSYYPNIVDTVTFEDTQWGVPVAFSTKALYWNKDLFKQAGLDPEVPPKTWAEEIAFAKQIKEKTGVAGYGLPAKTFDNTMHQFMHWVYTNNGKVIDGDKITVDSPQVLAALQAYKDITPYSVEGPTAYEQNEIRAIFLDGKVGMIQAGSGAATRLQATKINWGIATLPLGPEAKGSGTLLITDSLAIFKGTGVEEKATEFAKFITSPGPQGEYELQGGAGLTPLRPSPKVDEFIAKDPFWKPLVDGIAYGGPEPLFTDYKGFQDVIIEMVQSVVTGKATPEDAVKKASGALEQYK; encoded by the coding sequence ATGGCACTGAAACATTACGGATTGGCGCTCTGCGCTCTCGCATTTGCCGGTTCAACCGCGCTTGGCACGGTGACGGCGCACGCTGCCGACAAGGAAATCAGCTGGATCTATTGCGGCGACAAGATGGACCCCATCCATGAGAAGTACATCAAGGAATGGGAAGGCAAGAACGAAGGCTGGAAGGTTGTTCCGGAAGTCGTCGGCTGGGCACAGTGCCAGGACAAGGCAACCACGCTGGCTGCTGCCGGCACGCCGGTCGCCATGGCCTATGTCGGTTCACGCACTCTGAAGCAGTTCGCGCAGAACGATCTCATCGTTCCGGTGCCGATGACGGAAGAGGAAAAGAAAAGCTATTACCCCAACATCGTCGACACGGTGACGTTCGAAGATACCCAGTGGGGCGTTCCGGTCGCGTTCTCGACCAAGGCTCTCTACTGGAACAAGGATCTGTTCAAGCAGGCCGGTCTTGATCCGGAAGTGCCGCCGAAGACCTGGGCTGAAGAAATTGCGTTCGCAAAGCAGATCAAGGAAAAGACCGGTGTGGCCGGTTACGGTCTGCCAGCAAAGACCTTCGACAACACCATGCACCAGTTCATGCACTGGGTTTACACCAATAACGGCAAGGTCATCGACGGCGACAAGATCACGGTCGACAGCCCGCAGGTTCTGGCAGCACTGCAGGCCTACAAGGACATCACACCTTACTCCGTCGAAGGTCCGACTGCCTACGAGCAGAACGAAATCCGCGCGATCTTCCTCGATGGCAAGGTCGGCATGATCCAGGCAGGCTCCGGTGCCGCTACGCGTCTCCAGGCCACCAAGATCAATTGGGGTATCGCAACACTTCCGCTCGGTCCGGAAGCCAAGGGTTCTGGCACGCTGCTCATCACCGACAGCCTTGCTATCTTCAAGGGTACGGGCGTTGAGGAAAAAGCGACCGAATTCGCCAAATTCATTACCTCTCCCGGTCCACAGGGCGAATATGAACTGCAGGGCGGCGCCGGCCTGACGCCGCTGCGTCCATCGCCGAAGGTTGACGAATTCATTGCCAAGGACCCCTTCTGGAAGCCGCTCGTCGACGGTATCGCCTATGGTGGTCCTGAGCCGCTCTTCACCGATTACAAGGGCTTCCAGGACGTCATCATCGAGATGGTACAGTCCGTCGTCACGGGCAAGGCGACACCGGAAGATGCCGTGAAGAAGGCATCGGGTGCGCTTGAGCAATACAAGTAA
- the ugpC gene encoding sn-glycerol-3-phosphate ABC transporter ATP-binding protein UgpC: protein MGQLYLNNVRKNYGHFEVIKGVQLDIKDGEFVVFVGPSGCGKSTLLRMIAGLEDISGGDVVINGVKVNELPPVKRGIAMVFQSYALYPHMSVFENIAFPLRVEKMEESKIKEKVEGVAKILQLDQRLEQRPGMLSGGQRQRVAIGRAIVREPKIFLFDEPLSNLDAALRADMRIELTNLHRTLKATMIYVTHDQVEAMTMADRIVVLNAGEIAQVGAPLELYHKPANLFVAGFIGNPKMNFLKVTCVKADADGVTVDYQGQRITVPVEPRAGLEGSQLTLGIRPEHTGLEPADLNITVAPSVIERLGVNTIAYGVSPTGENYCALLSGSAPVVVDEPIVTGIKASDCHLFDDSGIALDRRVDLSVLKLIQ, encoded by the coding sequence TTGGGTCAACTCTATCTCAACAACGTCCGCAAGAATTATGGACATTTCGAAGTCATCAAGGGCGTTCAGCTCGACATCAAGGATGGTGAATTCGTCGTTTTTGTCGGACCTTCGGGATGCGGCAAGTCCACGCTGCTGCGGATGATCGCAGGTCTGGAAGACATTTCCGGTGGTGACGTCGTCATCAATGGTGTGAAGGTCAACGAGCTGCCACCCGTCAAGCGCGGCATTGCCATGGTTTTCCAGTCGTATGCGCTTTATCCGCATATGTCTGTCTTCGAAAACATCGCGTTTCCGCTGCGTGTCGAAAAGATGGAAGAAAGCAAGATCAAGGAGAAGGTCGAAGGCGTCGCCAAGATCCTGCAGCTTGATCAGCGCCTTGAACAGCGACCGGGAATGCTTTCTGGCGGTCAGCGCCAGCGCGTTGCAATCGGGCGCGCGATCGTCCGTGAACCGAAAATCTTTCTGTTCGACGAACCGCTGTCCAACCTCGATGCGGCGCTGCGCGCGGACATGCGTATCGAGCTTACCAATCTGCATCGTACGCTGAAGGCGACGATGATCTACGTGACCCACGACCAGGTGGAAGCCATGACCATGGCTGACCGTATCGTGGTGCTGAATGCTGGCGAGATTGCACAGGTCGGCGCGCCGCTGGAACTTTACCACAAACCCGCCAATCTTTTCGTTGCCGGATTTATCGGTAACCCCAAGATGAACTTCCTGAAGGTGACCTGTGTAAAGGCAGACGCCGATGGTGTCACGGTGGACTATCAGGGCCAGCGGATCACTGTTCCGGTCGAACCGCGTGCGGGTCTCGAAGGTTCGCAATTGACGCTTGGAATTCGCCCGGAACACACCGGTCTTGAACCTGCAGACCTCAATATCACGGTGGCGCCAAGCGTGATCGAGCGGCTCGGTGTCAACACCATTGCCTATGGTGTTTCTCCGACCGGAGAAAACTATTGTGCGTTGCTGTCTGGCTCTGCACCGGTGGTTGTCGACGAGCCGATCGTCACAGGTATCAAGGCATCCGATTGCCATCTGTTTGACGATAGCGGTATTGCCCTGGATCGGCGTGTCGATCTCTCCGTGCTCAAGCTCATTCAATAG